GGGCAGGGTCCCGGCGGCGGAGCATGGCCATTTTGGTTATCCGCAATGATGTTGATTTGCTGCGGGATGATCGCGTTGAACTGGTGGCGCGGGACCAGCCCGCCGTCGCAATCTGATGAACCGGTTTTGGATGCCTACGGCTGGAAAATGCTGATACTCGTGGGTGGCGGCATCGTGGTTTTCGTGGCCCTCGTGAACATCATCTCGATGTATGGGGCCATTGCGGTGTTCTTGCTTTATTACGTGAAATATCTCGGGCGACATGGATGGCCGTTAAGCCTGTCCCTTGCTCTCATCACGCCGGTGGCCTTCTTTTTCTTCTTTGAAGGGGCAATGCGGATCACTATGCCCACCGGCATGTCCTTTACCGACCCGGTATTCAACATCCTCTATGAGATCATTTACTGACCTCTTTTCGCAGGCTTTTTAAGGAAACCGGCTGACCATGGAAGTTTTCGCTCTACTGCTCGACGGCATGCTACTGGCTTTGCAGCCGTTGAATCTGACAATGATCGTAATCGGGGTTAGTGTTGGCCTGTTGATCGGTGCCATGCCCGGCCTGGGGTCGGTCAATGGGGTCGCGATCCTGTTACCGGTCACGTTTCTGGTGCCGCCCGGTTCGGCCATCATCTTTCTGGCCGCGATCTATTACGGGGCGATGTATGGCGGCGCGATTTCTTCCGTTACCCTCGGTATTCCTGGCGCGTCCACGGCGGTTGCGACAACCTTTGACGGCAGACCGCTTGCCAAGCAGGGGCGGGCCAGTCTGGCGCTTGTGACCGCAGCACTTGCCTCCTTTGTTGGTGGCACAGTGGCCAATGTATTGTTCACGCTATTCGCGCCTGCGCTGGCTTCTGTGGCCTTGTCTTTTGGTCCACCAGAAGTATTTGCGCTGATGCTGCTGGCCTTTGCGACCTTTGTCGGTCTGGGCGGCGATGACATCCCCAAGACCATCTTCTCGATCTGTTTCGGCCTTGTGCTGGGTTCGGTTGGTTTTGACCAGATTTCCGGCGCGCCACGGCTCGTGTTATTTGAGATGAACGGTTTCCTGCAAGGCATCGGATTCCTTGTGCTTGCGATAGGGGTTTACGGGATCGGGGAAATGCTCTGGACGATTGAGCAATCCCGCGGTGAGGTATCTAAAACGACCCCGAAAATGACAATTAAGGGCATGAGCGCTGATGCCAAGGAAGCCACCAAGAAAGGGTGGAAGGGGACGCTGATCGGATCATTCCTGGGTTTCTTTGTGGGTGTGTTGCCCGCCGCCGGGGCCACACCCGGATCGCTCATGTCCTATGGCGTCGCCAAAATGGTCTCGCGCAGGCCCGACAGCTTTGGCAAGGGCAACCCGGACGGTGTGGCCGCACCGGAGGCTGCGAATAACTCTGCGTCCACAGGCTCCATGCTGCCCATGCTTACGCTTGGCATACCCGGCTCGCCGACCACTGCCATCCTGCTGGGCGGTATGGTCATCTGGGGTCTCGTGCCTGGCCCGCGTCTGTTTGTGGATGAGACCGAATTTGTCTGGGGCCTGATCGGGTCGTTTTATGTCTCCAACGCGGCAGCGGTTCTGATCAACCTCGCCTTTATTCCGCTGTTTATCTGGATGCTGCGCATGCCCTTTACAGTTCTAGCACCAATGATCTTTGTGCTGTCCATCGTTGGCGGGTATGCAGCGACACGCGACATGTTTGATATTTGGTTGATGGTTGTCTTTGGGATCGGGGCGTTTTTCCTGCGAAGATTTGACTACCCCCTTGCACCAGCGGTCCTGGCGATTGTTCTGGGCCCGATTGCCGAGCCGACCTTGCGCCAGTCGCTGCTGCTGTCCTCTGGTGATCCGTCAATCTTCTTCACCCGTCCCGTGGCCGGGCCGATCACGATCATCGCCCTTATCCTGATCTTCCTACCTGCTTTGAAACTCCTGCGACGCGCCCGCAAGACGGCATGACCTATCAAACCAGCGCCTGAAATAACGTCTTGACCTGAAGTTACTCCGGGCTGGTAGACCTTGCATGACTGACATGGGAGGTGACTATGCGCATAGCGGAAGCGGCAGCAAAAAGCGGTCTGGGCATCGATACAATCCGGTTTTACGAAAAATCCGGTATCGTGCCGCCGATTGATCGCGGCGCGGATGGGCACAGACGTTTCACACCGGAAAACCTGGACTGGCTGACGCTGCTGTATTGGCTGCGCCAGACCGGTATGCCATTGAAAACCATGCGGCACTTTGCGACGCTCTACCGTGCTGGCGACCAGACAATTTCCGAACGAAAGTCCGTGCTATTGGCACATGCTTCTCATCTCGCGGAACGACGACAAGAGTTGGATCAATGCGATGCGGTTTTGGCTCGTAAACTGGCAATCTATAAATCTCATGAGGAGGGCGGCGCATGAAAATCATTATGCTGGGTGCACAGGGCGATATTGGTCGTGCAGCATGCGCCGAACTTGGTCCACGCCACCAGATTATCAAGGCGGGGCGCTCCAGCGGTGACGTGATGGTGGATATGTCGGACCGGGCATCGGTTGATGCGATGTATGCCCAAACCGGTCCGGTGGATGCGGTGGTTGTAATGGCAGGTGATGTGCATTTTGAAATCCTGACACGCTTTACCGAGGATCAATACATGCAGGGTCTGCGCGAGAAAGTGATGGGGCAGGTCAATGTGGTGCTCTCCGGGTTATCGCAGGTGAATGACGCTGGATCGCTCACATTGACCAGTGGCATATTGGACCGTGACCCGATCCGAATGGGATCCGGTGCCGCCATGGCCAATGGTGCATTGGCGGGTTTTGTGACGGGTGCAGTTATCGAAATGCCGCGCGGGATCAGGATCAATGTGGTCAGTCCTGGCCTGCTGGATGTGTCCGTTGAACGTTATGGCGAATGGTTTCCTGGTCATAATCCGGTTTGCTCGCGGCGCGTCGGGCGCGCCTACGCCAAAAGCGTTGAAGGCCCCACCACAGGCAAGATCATCCCGGTGGATTAAAACGCATTTTCAAACGCAACTAGCCGATTTTTTGAGAGGTCTTATGCGCATCGCTTATGTTAAGGAGCCGCCCTTTAATGATGTTGACCCTTCGGGAGATGTCGTCGGGTGTGATATTGAGTTGGCACGTTTTGTGTGCGCCCGACTGAATGAACCATTCGACCCGATCGAAACCGAGTTTTCCGATCTTTTACCCGGTCTTATGGCTCGACGTTGGAATATGACCACCGGACTATTTGCGACTGATGCACGGCGGAAAACCGTGCTCTTCAGTCGGCCTGTGTGGGCACTGAGCGATGGTTTTTTGGTGCGTGCAGGCAATCCGTTTGATCTGTCGGGATACCGTGCGTTGGCCGACCATCCCCTTGCGACGCTGGCTGTCATACGGGATCAGGTTCAGCATCAAACGGCATTGGAAATCGGCATTCCAGAGGAGCGGATCAAAGTTTTCGCGACATACGATGAAGCCGCTGGCGCCGTTGGTTCTGCTGCTGTGGACGCTTATGCCAGCGTTGCACGTGCGCATGCCGGATTCATACAGCAAAATCCGAACATCGACGCCGAATATCTGACCGTGCCGGAATGCGAAAAACCGCCTGAATTTGGGTGTTTTGCCGTGAACAAACAGGACCGTGATTTGCTGGCAAATGTGAATCGCATTTTGGAGGGATATATTGGCACATCAGTTCATTGTGAAATGATGGCGGGCTTTGGCTTTTCAACAACGGATATAGACCTGGTGCGACTGGAGTGGCATGATCCGTAAGTCGCTAGGTAAGCACCTGCGCGCCTAGCAAGGGCGCGACTTGGCATTCTGTGCCAGCAATCATTTGCAAGACCGAAGGCTTAGGAACCGGTTGAACGGCAAGTTGTTTTTAGAGCGGTTGTGCATATCTGGATGGCCGGCTCTTTCAGATTCAACGACCAATTTTCACCGTACGCTTTGTAAAAGCCTGCTTGGCTTAATATGTGAATAGCCAAACCGTTTTTGGTGCTGGTTTTCACGGTGGGTTCTCACCGATGCGGTTGATCTGGCGATCGGTCTTGTTCAAACCATTTGCGATGTCGGTCGCAGGCTGCTTGGCTTGGTGTTGAGCGTCGCGCGCGTCCGCATGGCTGGGGATATGCATTTGCTTAAAGACTGACCCACTCAGGTATGTGGCACTGCGCCTCCCAAGTTCTTGTCGAGAAACCCACGCGTCGAAAATGCCTGCTGCCATCACTCCGAAACAGATTAAACTTTGTCGTTCTTTGCTCTGCGATCCTCGCCAACCCGAATCTTCAAACGCTTGCAAAAGAGCGCGGCCAAACCGAGATGTCGCGTTTCCATTTTCCGACAGTCTTGCCGCATCCATCCACTTTATCCGCCGCCCGGTGGTTGTTTGACAGGGTGAAACAGACGCGGGACCCTTGCCAGATGCATGGTGACCACGCGGTGGGAGACCGCTTCAGTTTTGAAAATTCCGACGCAAACCAAATTGCCTAGTTGCGCAAGATGTGATCCGGTGAAACTTGCTATCCTGCGGCGACCTGCCATCCGTCTTGCTCAGCACAGGCACGCAGGTCTGCACTCAATAGGTTGCCCGCCCGCCCGATAAGTCAAACGCCGACCCGGTCGTGAAGCTGTTTTCACGACTGACCAGCCAACAGATCATTGCGGCGGCTTCTTTCAACTCCAGAAAACGACCTCTGGGAATTTTGGACAGCATGAAGTCGATGTGTTCCTGGCTCATTTGATCAAAGATCCGAGTGCGCGCAGCGGCGGGCGTCACGCAATTTACGGCAATATCCTTGTCAGCCAATTCCTTGCCGAGAGATTTCGTCAATCCAATAACGCCGGCTTTGGATGCAGAATAGGCGCTTGCGTTCGGATTACCTTCTTTTCCGGCAACCGAGGCGATGTTTACGATGCGTCCGTAGTTTTGTGCGATCATGGTCGGTGCAACGGCCCGGTTGACGTGAAACGTGCCGAGAAGATTTATCTCTGTAATCTGTCGAAATTCTTCAACCGGGTAGTCGACCAGTGGCGCATTCGACCCGGCAATCCCTGCAGAATTCACACAAATGTCTACGCGACCGGCACTGTCATTGGTCGCTTCCATGGCCGCCGCAACACTGTTCCAGTCGGCCACATCCACGCTGCATGCAAATGCGCCTCGCCCAATATTCTTAGCAGCTTCCTGTGCAAGATCTGCGTCAAGATCCCAGATCGCAAGACGGGCGCCACCATCGGCCAGGCGCTCTGCAACAGCGCGCCCAATGCCCTGCGCGCCCCCCGTGACAATCGCGACTTGATCAGCGAATTCAACCAATGTGTTCGTATCCTTTTTCTTGCGAAACCCATTTGGATTAATCGCAGTGATAGCTGGTCCCGACCCGCATCTTACTATGCCATGGCCGATGTTTTAATGAGAGACACTGTCGTTGGTTCCGGAGTGCGGTGCAATATCATGGCGTCGCTTTCTTGACCCTTGACCATCTCCCGGTTGCGGGTGTGGTCGCGCTCACACCATTAGTTGCCTGTCTGGAACGGGGGCGGGTCGTCCTCTTCCGCCTCGGCGGAACCGGCTGTTTTGGCACCATACCACTTGGCGGCAGGGGCGGCGCTGAGACCGTGCAACAAAGCGCTGATCCAGACCGCATTGATCGCCACATGCAGGATCTGTTCGCCAAATTGAA
This genomic interval from Paracoccaceae bacterium contains the following:
- a CDS encoding tripartite tricarboxylate transporter TctB family protein; the encoded protein is MRIGEILTAGILALFSIYLMWKSTELPIGYIAGQGPGGGAWPFWLSAMMLICCGMIALNWWRGTSPPSQSDEPVLDAYGWKMLILVGGGIVVFVALVNIISMYGAIAVFLLYYVKYLGRHGWPLSLSLALITPVAFFFFFEGAMRITMPTGMSFTDPVFNILYEIIY
- a CDS encoding tripartite tricarboxylate transporter permease; this translates as MEVFALLLDGMLLALQPLNLTMIVIGVSVGLLIGAMPGLGSVNGVAILLPVTFLVPPGSAIIFLAAIYYGAMYGGAISSVTLGIPGASTAVATTFDGRPLAKQGRASLALVTAALASFVGGTVANVLFTLFAPALASVALSFGPPEVFALMLLAFATFVGLGGDDIPKTIFSICFGLVLGSVGFDQISGAPRLVLFEMNGFLQGIGFLVLAIGVYGIGEMLWTIEQSRGEVSKTTPKMTIKGMSADAKEATKKGWKGTLIGSFLGFFVGVLPAAGATPGSLMSYGVAKMVSRRPDSFGKGNPDGVAAPEAANNSASTGSMLPMLTLGIPGSPTTAILLGGMVIWGLVPGPRLFVDETEFVWGLIGSFYVSNAAAVLINLAFIPLFIWMLRMPFTVLAPMIFVLSIVGGYAATRDMFDIWLMVVFGIGAFFLRRFDYPLAPAVLAIVLGPIAEPTLRQSLLLSSGDPSIFFTRPVAGPITIIALILIFLPALKLLRRARKTA
- a CDS encoding MerR family transcriptional regulator, translated to MRIAEAAAKSGLGIDTIRFYEKSGIVPPIDRGADGHRRFTPENLDWLTLLYWLRQTGMPLKTMRHFATLYRAGDQTISERKSVLLAHASHLAERRQELDQCDAVLARKLAIYKSHEEGGA
- a CDS encoding short chain dehydrogenase, coding for MKIIMLGAQGDIGRAACAELGPRHQIIKAGRSSGDVMVDMSDRASVDAMYAQTGPVDAVVVMAGDVHFEILTRFTEDQYMQGLREKVMGQVNVVLSGLSQVNDAGSLTLTSGILDRDPIRMGSGAAMANGALAGFVTGAVIEMPRGIRINVVSPGLLDVSVERYGEWFPGHNPVCSRRVGRAYAKSVEGPTTGKIIPVD
- a CDS encoding transporter substrate-binding domain-containing protein — translated: MRIAYVKEPPFNDVDPSGDVVGCDIELARFVCARLNEPFDPIETEFSDLLPGLMARRWNMTTGLFATDARRKTVLFSRPVWALSDGFLVRAGNPFDLSGYRALADHPLATLAVIRDQVQHQTALEIGIPEERIKVFATYDEAAGAVGSAAVDAYASVARAHAGFIQQNPNIDAEYLTVPECEKPPEFGCFAVNKQDRDLLANVNRILEGYIGTSVHCEMMAGFGFSTTDIDLVRLEWHDP
- a CDS encoding SDR family NAD(P)-dependent oxidoreductase — its product is MVEFADQVAIVTGGAQGIGRAVAERLADGGARLAIWDLDADLAQEAAKNIGRGAFACSVDVADWNSVAAAMEATNDSAGRVDICVNSAGIAGSNAPLVDYPVEEFRQITEINLLGTFHVNRAVAPTMIAQNYGRIVNIASVAGKEGNPNASAYSASKAGVIGLTKSLGKELADKDIAVNCVTPAAARTRIFDQMSQEHIDFMLSKIPRGRFLELKEAAAMICWLVSRENSFTTGSAFDLSGGRATY